A single window of Nicotiana tomentosiformis chromosome 1, ASM39032v3, whole genome shotgun sequence DNA harbors:
- the LOC138906987 gene encoding uncharacterized protein, with amino-acid sequence MQTPSVSQHLDQISSDASQLLPNAKRRKMSSSPNVMSDTSDIPKFKLCSFSLGSTEGTGSEGNSTAIVVGEERQEHCEQQGVGQVSATMAVDFSPAAEQHQLVMTEQREEQAKRKPDKIGKMIRMESIWLKYPYVIPKQKRRGKDWKTDASEYNSKPFRLAGIDIQKSFFTELVDPTSYLLDEHIEVGVYFLRKKYCYHLPSYPKSRYAITNLIFDQYITKLASVHTSDKQKEKIRIRNEKRMEEKNK; translated from the exons ATGCAAACACCATCTGTGTCGCAACACTTAGACCAG ATCTCATCTGATGCATCACAACTTCTTCCAAATGCTAAGAGAAGGAAGATGTCCAGTTCTCCTAATGTTATGAGTGACACCAGTGATATCCCCAAATTCAAGTTATGTTCATTTTCGCTGGGTAGTACAGAAGGGACTGGTTCAGAAGGTAATTCTACTGCTATTGTTGTTGGTGAAGAGAGACAAGAACATTGTGAACAGCAGGGAGTTGGTCAAGTATCTGCCACCATGGCTGTGGATTTTTCCCCTGCTGCTGAACAGCATCAATTAGTTATGACGGAACAGCGGGAAGAGCAAGCAAAAAGAAAACCAGATAAAATAGGAAAAATGATTCGTATGGAGAGTATTTGGTTGAAATATCCTTACGTCATTCCTAAACAAAAGCGAAGGGGGAAAGATTGGAAA ACGGATGCCAGTGAATATAATTCCAAGCCATTCAGATTAGCTGGAATTGATATTCAAAAGTCATTCTTTACTGAGCTTGTGGATCCTACCTCTTATCTTTTGGATGAA CATATTGAAGTGGGCGTATATTTCTTGCGCAAAAAATATTGCTATCACCTTCCAAGTTATCCAAAATCAAGATATGCAATAACAAATTTAATTTTTGATCAGTATATAACTAAGCTGGCTAGTGTTCATACTTCAGATAAACAGAAGGAGAAAATTAGAATAAGGAACGAAAAGAGAATGGAGGAGAAAAACAAATGA
- the LOC138906988 gene encoding uncharacterized protein, whose protein sequence is MKKKFGIDIGYHKACRAIQKAIASIRGTPEENYHILPSYLHMMVHRNPRTFAHMFFAPAISIADWCYCRPIQKTMMHTFGSFGKMRKAIQVRRELVFLSDRNQSIANGIRKVYPEAHHGICLYHFEKNLKQRHAKATVINPFQSAARSYKRKDFNQLMSKIKSVDKKTYNYIMEEPPERWARSWFPRRLYDMLTINMAFNLDSMLFRINSEGMKFIVDLKKRTCDCLKFQLDELPCPYAIVAINKRYLQKSDYCSKWYSRKTWFKTYEGHVNTVADQNAWDISQNVEFEIKKSPDVEILQGRRQKKRHIPATESVPLKSTKCSRCKQIGHNRTTCLSSPAPHPYSKKHAEKYSNVQ, encoded by the exons atgaaaaagaaatttgGAATTGACATTGGATATCACAAGGCATGTCGCGCTATTCAAAAAGCTATTGCTTCCATAAGGGGAACACCGGAAGAGAACTACCATATTCTTCCTTCATACCTACACATGATGGTGCATAGAAACCCAAGGAC ATTTGCTCACATGTTCTTTGCTCCTGCGATATCAATAGCTGATTGGTGCTACTGTAGACCC ATTCAGAAAACAATGATGCATACATTTGGTTCTTTTGGGAAAATGAGAAAAGCAATTCAAGTCCGTCGTGAACTGGTTTTCTTATCAGACAGAAACCAATCGATCGCAAATGGGATTAGAAAAGTTTATCCTGAAGCTCACCATGGTATCTGCCTCTATCACTTTGAGAAAAATTTAAAGCAAAGACATGCAAAAGCCACAGTAATAAATCCTTTTCAAAGCGCTGCAAGGTCATACAAACGTAAAGATTTTAATCAGTTAATGTCCAAAATCAAAAGTGTTGACAAGAAAACATACAATTACATAATGGAAGAGCCGCCAGAGAGATGGGCTCGATCGTGGTTCCCACGACGACTTTATGATATGCTGACAATAAACATG GCGTTCAACCTTGATTCAATGTTGTTTAGAATAAATAGTGAAGGAATGAAATTCATTGTGGACTTAAAGAAGAGAACTTGTGACTGCTTGAAATTTCAACTTGATGAATTACCCTGTCCATATGCAATTGTTGCTATTAATAAGAGATATTTGCAGAAATCTGATTACTGCTCAAAATGGTATTCAAGGAAAACATGGTTCAAAACATATGAAGGACATGTGAATACTGTGGCAGATCAAAATGCATGGGATATTTCACAAAATGTAGAATTTGAAATCAAAAAATCTCCCGATGTAGAGATTTTACAAGGAAGAAGACAAAAGAAGAGGCATATCCCTGCGACTGAATCAGTACCATTGAAGTCTACCAAATGCAGTCGATGTAAACAAATTGGGCATAACAGAACAACTTGCTTGTCTTCTCCAGCACCCCATCCATATTCCAAGAAACACGCTGAAAAATACTCCAACGTTCAATAA
- the LOC104117914 gene encoding NADP-dependent D-sorbitol-6-phosphate dehydrogenase-like, whose translation MAITLNSGFKMPIIGLGVWRMEGKDIKDLIFNAIKIGYRHFDCAADYQNEAEVGEALAEAFQTGLVKREDLFITTKLWNSDHGHVLEACKDSLKKLRLDYLDLYLVHFPVATRHTGIGTTASALGEDGVLDIDTTISLETTWHAMENLVSLGLVRSIGISNYDIFLTRDCLAYSKVKPAVNQIETHPYFRRESLVKFCQKHGICVTAHTPLGGAAANTEWFGTVSCLEDPALKGLAEKYKKTVAQVVLRWGIQRNTVVIPKTSKLERLQENFNVLDFELTKEDMDLVKSLDRKYRTNQPAKFWGIDLYA comes from the exons ATGGCGATTACACTCAACAGCGGCTTCAAGATGCCGATAATCGGACTCGGTGTTTGGCGAATGGAAGGCAAAGATATAAAAGATCTTATCTTTAACGCCATCAAAATTGGTTACCGTCACTTTGATTGTGCTG CTGACTATCAAAACGAAGCTGAAGTTGGGGAAGCACTTGCAGAAGCATTTCAAACGGGGCTCGTGAAGAGGGAGGATCTTTTCATTACAACCAAG CTTTGGAACTCAGACCATGGTCATGTTCTTGAGGCATGTAAAGACAGCCTTAAGAAGTTACGCCTGGATTACTTAGATCTCTACCTTGTTCACTTCCCCGTAGCCACAAGACATACAG GAATTGGTACAACAGCTAGTGCATtgggtgaggatggtgttctggaTATCGATACTACCATATCATTGGAGACTACTTGGCATGCAATGGAAAATTTAGTCTCCCTCGGCTTGGTTCGCAGCATAGGGATCAG CAACTATGACATTTTCCTTACCCGGGATTGCTTAGCATATTCCAAAGTGAAGCCTGCTGTGAATCAAATTGAGACTCATCCTTATTTCCGGCGTGAATCTCTTGTCAAATTCTGCCAAAAGCATGGCATCTGTGTTACAGCCCACACACCTCTTGGTGGTGCTGCCGCTAATACTGAATGGTTTGGTACAGTATCATGCCTAGAGGATCCAGCTCTAAAA GGTCTAGCTGAGAAATATAAGAAGACTGTGGCCCAGGTTGTTCTGCGCTGGGGCATCCAACGAAACACAGTTGTGATTCCTAAAACATCAAAACTGGAGAGACTGCAGGAGAATTTCAACGTTCTTGACTTCGAGCTCACCAAGGAAGACATGGACCTCGTCAAAAGTTTGGACCGCAAGTATAGGACCAATCAACCTGCAAAGTTCTGGGGCATAGACCTGTATGCTTAA